The following coding sequences lie in one Brachionichthys hirsutus isolate HB-005 chromosome 15, CSIRO-AGI_Bhir_v1, whole genome shotgun sequence genomic window:
- the stk11 gene encoding serine/threonine-protein kinase STK11 isoform X1 has protein sequence MSAGDLHHLDYLNENELMEMDTFIHRIDSTEVIYQPRRKRAKLIGKYLMGDLLGEGSYGKVKEMLDSETLCRRAVKILKKKKLRRIPNGEANVKKEIQLLRRLQHKNVIQLVDVLYNEEKQKMYMVMEYCVCGMQEMLDSVPEKRFPVFQAHGYFCQLLDGLEYLHSQGIVHKDIKPGNLLLTTDGALKISDLGVAEALHPFAEDDTCRTSQGSPAFQPPEIANGLDTFSGFKVDIWSAGVTLYNITTSLYPFEGDNIYKLFENIGKGDYTVPEECGPLLSDLLRGMLEYDPAKRFSIQNIRQHNWVRKKHPPSEPPVPIPANAESRDPWRSMTVVPYLEDLHGYAEEDDELYDGEDEIIYTQDFTVPGKRQVAEEDPGHVDYSPARAKPVCVNGTDGGSLNSKAKAERRSSSSSNPSRKGVSTASKIRKLSTCKQQ, from the exons ATGAGCGCCGGTGACCTGCATCACCTTGACTatctaaatgaaaatgaactgATGGAGATGGATACTTTCATTCATCGCATTGACTCTACGGAGGTCATATACCAGCCGCGGAGGAAAAGGGCAAAGCTGATAGGGAAGTACTTGATGGGAGATTTGCTCGGAGAAGGATCATACGGCAAAGTGAAAGAGATGCTGGACTCGGAGACGCTTTGTCGCAGGGCTGTGAAAAtactaaagaagaagaagctgaggaGAATTCCCAATGGAGAAGCCAATGTGAAAAA agAGATACAGCTGCTAAGAAGACTCCAACACAAGAATGTGATTCAGTTGGTGGATGTTCTCTACAAtgaagagaagcagaaaat GTATATGGTGATGGAGTATTGCGTTTGTGGGATGCAAGAGATGCTGGACAGTGTCCCAGAAAAACGTTTTCCAGTATTTCAAGCTCATGG gtacTTTTGCCAGCTCTTAGATGGCCTTGAATATTTGCACAGCCAAGGAATAGTTCACAAAGACATTAAGCCGGGGAATCTGCTGCTGACGACAGACGGGGCCCTTAAGATCTCCGACCTGGGAGTAGCAGAG GCCCTTCACCCATTTGCAGAGGATGACACGTGTCGCACCAGTCAGGGCTCTCCGGCCTTTCAGCCCCCAGAGATCGCCAACGGACTGGACACCTTTTCAGGGTTCAAAGTGGACATTTGGTCTGCTGGAGTAACGCT ATACAACATTACGACGAGTCTTTATCCGTTTGAGGGGGACAACATCTATAAGCTATTTGAGAACATCGGGAAGGGAGACTACACTGTTCCCGAGGAGTGTGGACCTCTCCTGTCGGACCTGCTGCGAG GAATGCTTGAGTATGACCCGGCAAAGAGGTTCTCCATACAGAACATAAGGCAGCACAA CTGGGTGCGTAAGAAACACCCCCCGTCCGAGCCCCCTGTGCCCATCCCTGCCAACGCAGAGAGCAGGGATCCTTGGCGGAGCATGACGGTGGTGCCGTACCTCGAGGATTTGCACGGCTACGCGGAGGAGGATGACGAGCTGTACGACGGCGAGGATGAGATCATATACACTCAGGATTTCACAGTACCGGGTAAAC gacAAGTGGCAGAAGAAGATCCGGGGCACGTGGACTACAGTCCAGCTCGAGCCAAGCCGGTTTGTGTGAACGGAACAGATGGGGGGTCTCTGAACAGCAAGGCCAAAGCAGAGCGCcggtcctcctcttcatccaacCCCTCGCGTAAAGGAGTCTCCACCGCCAGCAAGATCCGCAAGCTCTCCACCTGCAAACagcaatga
- the stk11 gene encoding serine/threonine-protein kinase STK11 isoform X2 codes for MSAGDLHHLDYLNENELMEMDTFIHRIDSTEVIYQPRRKRAKLIGKYLMGDLLGEGSYGKVKEMLDSETLCRRAVKILKKKKLRRIPNGEANVKKEIQLLRRLQHKNVIQLVDVLYNEEKQKMYMVMEYCVCGMQEMLDSVPEKRFPVFQAHGYFCQLLDGLEYLHSQGIVHKDIKPGNLLLTTDGALKISDLGVAEALHPFAEDDTCRTSQGSPAFQPPEIANGLDTFSGFKVDIWSAGVTLYNITTSLYPFEGDNIYKLFENIGKGDYTVPEECGPLLSDLLRGMLEYDPAKRFSIQNIRQHNWVRKKHPPSEPPVPIPANAESRDPWRSMTVVPYLEDLHGYAEEDDELYDGEDEIIYTQDFTVPGQVAEEDPGHVDYSPARAKPVCVNGTDGGSLNSKAKAERRSSSSSNPSRKGVSTASKIRKLSTCKQQ; via the exons ATGAGCGCCGGTGACCTGCATCACCTTGACTatctaaatgaaaatgaactgATGGAGATGGATACTTTCATTCATCGCATTGACTCTACGGAGGTCATATACCAGCCGCGGAGGAAAAGGGCAAAGCTGATAGGGAAGTACTTGATGGGAGATTTGCTCGGAGAAGGATCATACGGCAAAGTGAAAGAGATGCTGGACTCGGAGACGCTTTGTCGCAGGGCTGTGAAAAtactaaagaagaagaagctgaggaGAATTCCCAATGGAGAAGCCAATGTGAAAAA agAGATACAGCTGCTAAGAAGACTCCAACACAAGAATGTGATTCAGTTGGTGGATGTTCTCTACAAtgaagagaagcagaaaat GTATATGGTGATGGAGTATTGCGTTTGTGGGATGCAAGAGATGCTGGACAGTGTCCCAGAAAAACGTTTTCCAGTATTTCAAGCTCATGG gtacTTTTGCCAGCTCTTAGATGGCCTTGAATATTTGCACAGCCAAGGAATAGTTCACAAAGACATTAAGCCGGGGAATCTGCTGCTGACGACAGACGGGGCCCTTAAGATCTCCGACCTGGGAGTAGCAGAG GCCCTTCACCCATTTGCAGAGGATGACACGTGTCGCACCAGTCAGGGCTCTCCGGCCTTTCAGCCCCCAGAGATCGCCAACGGACTGGACACCTTTTCAGGGTTCAAAGTGGACATTTGGTCTGCTGGAGTAACGCT ATACAACATTACGACGAGTCTTTATCCGTTTGAGGGGGACAACATCTATAAGCTATTTGAGAACATCGGGAAGGGAGACTACACTGTTCCCGAGGAGTGTGGACCTCTCCTGTCGGACCTGCTGCGAG GAATGCTTGAGTATGACCCGGCAAAGAGGTTCTCCATACAGAACATAAGGCAGCACAA CTGGGTGCGTAAGAAACACCCCCCGTCCGAGCCCCCTGTGCCCATCCCTGCCAACGCAGAGAGCAGGGATCCTTGGCGGAGCATGACGGTGGTGCCGTACCTCGAGGATTTGCACGGCTACGCGGAGGAGGATGACGAGCTGTACGACGGCGAGGATGAGATCATATACACTCAGGATTTCACAGTACCGG gacAAGTGGCAGAAGAAGATCCGGGGCACGTGGACTACAGTCCAGCTCGAGCCAAGCCGGTTTGTGTGAACGGAACAGATGGGGGGTCTCTGAACAGCAAGGCCAAAGCAGAGCGCcggtcctcctcttcatccaacCCCTCGCGTAAAGGAGTCTCCACCGCCAGCAAGATCCGCAAGCTCTCCACCTGCAAACagcaatga